One segment of Primulina tabacum isolate GXHZ01 chromosome 14, ASM2559414v2, whole genome shotgun sequence DNA contains the following:
- the LOC142524657 gene encoding uncharacterized protein LOC142524657 isoform X1 has protein sequence MGILRIIGKFQGLHHIEARSDAIVCVSYLQKRVLSDCSSRIYAEDPIFLPVLIVGAGPVGLVLSILLTKLGVKCAVLEKSKVFSRHPQAHFINNRSMEVFRKLNGLADVILRSQPPVDSWRKFIYCTSLTGRILGSVDHLQPQDFDRTVSPVSVAHFSQYKLTKLLTEQLEDIGFHILSEGSMMPDECKTAEHEILLGHECTAINATNHCVNVTASVIREGKPVEKNFQCNFLVGTDGAGSTVRKLMGVGMNGEKDLQNLVSIHFRSQDLGQFLINERPGMLFFVFNPEAIGVIVAHDLLQGEFVLQVPFYPPQQKFEDFYSKMCERLIYKLAGRELADVRVLDVKPWVMHAEVAEKFLACNNHVILAGDAAHRFPPAGGFGMNTGIQDVHNLAWKLAYVLKGITPPSFLSTYETERRQIATYNTALSVENFKAAMAVPAALGLDPSIANSVHRTLNDTLSSILPSDLQRTVLDGIFSLGRLQLSDSLLNDFNPLGSSRLSKLRLIFEEGKSLQLQFPSEDLGFRYAKGALIPDNDSLTRAPEPPTGRRRDYVPSTDPGSRLPHMKIKLLSELLSKDVFSTLDLVSVYNLEFLLIIAPIKESYNLAKAAFKVSEELKIPLKVCIMWQEKDTGENGSSEAALLPWTNFIDVVEVKSSQTSESWWDFCQMTKSGAILVRPDEHVAWRAKSRTKNDSFLELKTIFCSVIGLDSSSI, from the exons ATGGGGATTTTGAGGATCATCGGGAAGTTTCAGGGACTCCATCACATCGAAGCAAGAAGCGATGCCATTGTTTGCGTTTCTTACCTTCAAAAGAGAGTTTTGTCAGACTGTTCTAGCAGAATCTATGCTGAAGATCCAATCTTCTTGCCAGTCTTAATCGTGGGTGCCGGCCCTGTGGGCCTTGTTCTCTCAATTCTTCTTACGAAATTAG GGGTAAAATGTGCGGTTCTGGAGAAAAGCAAGGTTTTCTCGAGACATCCTCAAGCTCATTTCATCAACAACAGATCCATGGAG GTGTTCCGGAAATTAAATGGTCTGGCTGATGTAATTTTAAGGTCTCAACCTCCGGTGGATTCATGGAGAAAGTTCATATACTGCACTTCTTTAACGGGTCGAATACTGGGTTCTGTTGATCATTTGCAACCACAAG attttgacaGGACTGTCAGTCCAGTTTCTGTTGCTCACTTTTCCCAGTATAAACTCACAAAGTTACTAACTGAGCAGCTTGAGGACATTGGTTTTCATATTCTAAGTGAAGGGTCAATGATGCCTGATGAATGCAAGACTGCAGAGCATGAGATATTGTTGGGGCATGAGTGCACAGCTATCAATGCCACCAACCACTGTGTCAACGTGACAGCGTCTGTGATCAGGGAAGGAAAACCCGTAGAGAAAAATTTCCAATGTAATTTCCTTGTTGGCACGGATGGTGCTGGAAGTACGGTGAGAAAACTCATGGGAGTAGGCATGAATGGTGAGAAGGATTTGCAGAATCTTGTCAGCATACATTTTAGGAGTCAGGACCTTGGGCAATTTTTGATAAACGAAAGACCAGGCATGTTGTTTTTTGTTTTCAATCCTGAAGCCATAGGTGTTATCGTCGCTCATGATTTGCTGCAAGGGGAATTTGTGCTGCAG GTACCTTTTTACCCACCTCAGCAAAAATTTGAAGATTTCTACTCCAAG ATGTGTGAAAGATTAATATATAAGTTGGCCGGCCGAGAGCTTGCAGATGTAAGGGTGTTGGATGTAAAGCCATGGGTGATGCATGCTGAAGTTGCTGAGAAATTCTTAGCTTGCAACAACCATGTGATACTTGCAGGTGATGCAGCTCATCGCTTCCCACCTGCTGGTGGTTTTG GTATGAATACTGGCATACAGGATGTTCATAATCTTGCATGGAAGTTGGCTTATGTACTCAAGGGAATCACACCACCATCATTTCTTTCCACTTATGAAACTGAACGTAGGCAG ATTGCTACCTATAATACAGCATTAAGTGTCGAAAACTTTAAAGCAGCAATGGCTGTTCCTGCTGCTCTTGGTCTTGATCCTAGTATTGCTAATTCAG TGCATCGAACCTTAAATGACACCTTAAGTTCCATCTTGCCTTCTGATCTACAAAGAACAGTTTTGGATGGAATTTTTAGTTTAGGCCGTTTGCAGCTTTCAGATTCTCTTCTGAATGACTTTAATCCGCTTGGATCATCACGGCTTTCTAAACTAAGACTGATATTCGAAGAAGGAAAAAGCCTTCAACTTCAGTTCCCATCCGAGGACCTTGGTTTCAG GTATGCTAAAGGTGCACTGATACCCGACAATGATAGTTTAACAAGGGCACCAGAACCACCAACAGGACGTAGGAGGGACTATGTTCCGTCTACTGATCCTGGATCGAGACTGCCTCATATGAAGATTAAACTACTTTCTGAACtactatctaaggatgttttcTCTACCCTTGACCTTGTATCTGTCTACAATCTTGAGTTTCTTCTTATTATAGCGCCAATCAAGGAGTCCTACAATCTTGCAAAAGCTGCATTTAAGGTATCTGAGGAGCTCAAAATTCCACTTAAAGTGTGCATTATGTGGCAAGAAAAAGACACGGGAGAAAATGGCAGTAGCGAAGCAGCACTTTTACCTTGGACAAATTTTATTGACGTGGTCGAAGTTAAGAGTTCCCAAACATCAGAATCGTGGTGGGATTTCTGTCAAATGACTAAAAGTGGAGCCATTTTAGTGAGGCCAGATGAACACGTTGCTTGGAGGGCAAAGTCGAGAACCAAGAATGATTCTTTTTTGGAGCTCAAAACAATTTTTTGTTCTGTTATCGGATTAGATTCCAGCAGCATTTAA
- the LOC142524657 gene encoding uncharacterized protein LOC142524657 isoform X3, which produces MYTEVKSVRLPVRYTLDSLPMCMKRSLHELTYFIHTEGNIRSCNREILKSSDRASIQDFDRTVSPVSVAHFSQYKLTKLLTEQLEDIGFHILSEGSMMPDECKTAEHEILLGHECTAINATNHCVNVTASVIREGKPVEKNFQCNFLVGTDGAGSTVRKLMGVGMNGEKDLQNLVSIHFRSQDLGQFLINERPGMLFFVFNPEAIGVIVAHDLLQGEFVLQVPFYPPQQKFEDFYSKMCERLIYKLAGRELADVRVLDVKPWVMHAEVAEKFLACNNHVILAGDAAHRFPPAGGFGMNTGIQDVHNLAWKLAYVLKGITPPSFLSTYETERRQIATYNTALSVENFKAAMAVPAALGLDPSIANSVHRTLNDTLSSILPSDLQRTVLDGIFSLGRLQLSDSLLNDFNPLGSSRLSKLRLIFEEGKSLQLQFPSEDLGFRYAKGALIPDNDSLTRAPEPPTGRRRDYVPSTDPGSRLPHMKIKLLSELLSKDVFSTLDLVSVYNLEFLLIIAPIKESYNLAKAAFKVSEELKIPLKVCIMWQEKDTGENGSSEAALLPWTNFIDVVEVKSSQTSESWWDFCQMTKSGAILVRPDEHVAWRAKSRTKNDSFLELKTIFCSVIGLDSSSI; this is translated from the exons ATGTATACCGAAGTCAAGAGTGTCCGATTGCCCGTGAGATATACGCTTGACAGCCTTCCAATGTGTATGAAGAGATCTTTGCATGAATTGACATACTTTATTCACACTGAAGGAAATATCAGGTCTTGTAATCGTGAGATATTGAAAAGCTCCGACCGTGCTTCGATACAAG attttgacaGGACTGTCAGTCCAGTTTCTGTTGCTCACTTTTCCCAGTATAAACTCACAAAGTTACTAACTGAGCAGCTTGAGGACATTGGTTTTCATATTCTAAGTGAAGGGTCAATGATGCCTGATGAATGCAAGACTGCAGAGCATGAGATATTGTTGGGGCATGAGTGCACAGCTATCAATGCCACCAACCACTGTGTCAACGTGACAGCGTCTGTGATCAGGGAAGGAAAACCCGTAGAGAAAAATTTCCAATGTAATTTCCTTGTTGGCACGGATGGTGCTGGAAGTACGGTGAGAAAACTCATGGGAGTAGGCATGAATGGTGAGAAGGATTTGCAGAATCTTGTCAGCATACATTTTAGGAGTCAGGACCTTGGGCAATTTTTGATAAACGAAAGACCAGGCATGTTGTTTTTTGTTTTCAATCCTGAAGCCATAGGTGTTATCGTCGCTCATGATTTGCTGCAAGGGGAATTTGTGCTGCAG GTACCTTTTTACCCACCTCAGCAAAAATTTGAAGATTTCTACTCCAAG ATGTGTGAAAGATTAATATATAAGTTGGCCGGCCGAGAGCTTGCAGATGTAAGGGTGTTGGATGTAAAGCCATGGGTGATGCATGCTGAAGTTGCTGAGAAATTCTTAGCTTGCAACAACCATGTGATACTTGCAGGTGATGCAGCTCATCGCTTCCCACCTGCTGGTGGTTTTG GTATGAATACTGGCATACAGGATGTTCATAATCTTGCATGGAAGTTGGCTTATGTACTCAAGGGAATCACACCACCATCATTTCTTTCCACTTATGAAACTGAACGTAGGCAG ATTGCTACCTATAATACAGCATTAAGTGTCGAAAACTTTAAAGCAGCAATGGCTGTTCCTGCTGCTCTTGGTCTTGATCCTAGTATTGCTAATTCAG TGCATCGAACCTTAAATGACACCTTAAGTTCCATCTTGCCTTCTGATCTACAAAGAACAGTTTTGGATGGAATTTTTAGTTTAGGCCGTTTGCAGCTTTCAGATTCTCTTCTGAATGACTTTAATCCGCTTGGATCATCACGGCTTTCTAAACTAAGACTGATATTCGAAGAAGGAAAAAGCCTTCAACTTCAGTTCCCATCCGAGGACCTTGGTTTCAG GTATGCTAAAGGTGCACTGATACCCGACAATGATAGTTTAACAAGGGCACCAGAACCACCAACAGGACGTAGGAGGGACTATGTTCCGTCTACTGATCCTGGATCGAGACTGCCTCATATGAAGATTAAACTACTTTCTGAACtactatctaaggatgttttcTCTACCCTTGACCTTGTATCTGTCTACAATCTTGAGTTTCTTCTTATTATAGCGCCAATCAAGGAGTCCTACAATCTTGCAAAAGCTGCATTTAAGGTATCTGAGGAGCTCAAAATTCCACTTAAAGTGTGCATTATGTGGCAAGAAAAAGACACGGGAGAAAATGGCAGTAGCGAAGCAGCACTTTTACCTTGGACAAATTTTATTGACGTGGTCGAAGTTAAGAGTTCCCAAACATCAGAATCGTGGTGGGATTTCTGTCAAATGACTAAAAGTGGAGCCATTTTAGTGAGGCCAGATGAACACGTTGCTTGGAGGGCAAAGTCGAGAACCAAGAATGATTCTTTTTTGGAGCTCAAAACAATTTTTTGTTCTGTTATCGGATTAGATTCCAGCAGCATTTAA
- the LOC142524657 gene encoding uncharacterized protein LOC142524657 isoform X2 produces the protein MCGSGEKQGFLETSSSSFHQQQIHGDRLCQVFRKLNGLADVILRSQPPVDSWRKFIYCTSLTGRILGSVDHLQPQDFDRTVSPVSVAHFSQYKLTKLLTEQLEDIGFHILSEGSMMPDECKTAEHEILLGHECTAINATNHCVNVTASVIREGKPVEKNFQCNFLVGTDGAGSTVRKLMGVGMNGEKDLQNLVSIHFRSQDLGQFLINERPGMLFFVFNPEAIGVIVAHDLLQGEFVLQVPFYPPQQKFEDFYSKMCERLIYKLAGRELADVRVLDVKPWVMHAEVAEKFLACNNHVILAGDAAHRFPPAGGFGMNTGIQDVHNLAWKLAYVLKGITPPSFLSTYETERRQIATYNTALSVENFKAAMAVPAALGLDPSIANSVHRTLNDTLSSILPSDLQRTVLDGIFSLGRLQLSDSLLNDFNPLGSSRLSKLRLIFEEGKSLQLQFPSEDLGFRYAKGALIPDNDSLTRAPEPPTGRRRDYVPSTDPGSRLPHMKIKLLSELLSKDVFSTLDLVSVYNLEFLLIIAPIKESYNLAKAAFKVSEELKIPLKVCIMWQEKDTGENGSSEAALLPWTNFIDVVEVKSSQTSESWWDFCQMTKSGAILVRPDEHVAWRAKSRTKNDSFLELKTIFCSVIGLDSSSI, from the exons ATGTGCGGTTCTGGAGAAAAGCAAGGTTTTCTCGAGACATCCTCAAGCTCATTTCATCAACAACAGATCCATGGAG ATCGTTTATGCCAGGTGTTCCGGAAATTAAATGGTCTGGCTGATGTAATTTTAAGGTCTCAACCTCCGGTGGATTCATGGAGAAAGTTCATATACTGCACTTCTTTAACGGGTCGAATACTGGGTTCTGTTGATCATTTGCAACCACAAG attttgacaGGACTGTCAGTCCAGTTTCTGTTGCTCACTTTTCCCAGTATAAACTCACAAAGTTACTAACTGAGCAGCTTGAGGACATTGGTTTTCATATTCTAAGTGAAGGGTCAATGATGCCTGATGAATGCAAGACTGCAGAGCATGAGATATTGTTGGGGCATGAGTGCACAGCTATCAATGCCACCAACCACTGTGTCAACGTGACAGCGTCTGTGATCAGGGAAGGAAAACCCGTAGAGAAAAATTTCCAATGTAATTTCCTTGTTGGCACGGATGGTGCTGGAAGTACGGTGAGAAAACTCATGGGAGTAGGCATGAATGGTGAGAAGGATTTGCAGAATCTTGTCAGCATACATTTTAGGAGTCAGGACCTTGGGCAATTTTTGATAAACGAAAGACCAGGCATGTTGTTTTTTGTTTTCAATCCTGAAGCCATAGGTGTTATCGTCGCTCATGATTTGCTGCAAGGGGAATTTGTGCTGCAG GTACCTTTTTACCCACCTCAGCAAAAATTTGAAGATTTCTACTCCAAG ATGTGTGAAAGATTAATATATAAGTTGGCCGGCCGAGAGCTTGCAGATGTAAGGGTGTTGGATGTAAAGCCATGGGTGATGCATGCTGAAGTTGCTGAGAAATTCTTAGCTTGCAACAACCATGTGATACTTGCAGGTGATGCAGCTCATCGCTTCCCACCTGCTGGTGGTTTTG GTATGAATACTGGCATACAGGATGTTCATAATCTTGCATGGAAGTTGGCTTATGTACTCAAGGGAATCACACCACCATCATTTCTTTCCACTTATGAAACTGAACGTAGGCAG ATTGCTACCTATAATACAGCATTAAGTGTCGAAAACTTTAAAGCAGCAATGGCTGTTCCTGCTGCTCTTGGTCTTGATCCTAGTATTGCTAATTCAG TGCATCGAACCTTAAATGACACCTTAAGTTCCATCTTGCCTTCTGATCTACAAAGAACAGTTTTGGATGGAATTTTTAGTTTAGGCCGTTTGCAGCTTTCAGATTCTCTTCTGAATGACTTTAATCCGCTTGGATCATCACGGCTTTCTAAACTAAGACTGATATTCGAAGAAGGAAAAAGCCTTCAACTTCAGTTCCCATCCGAGGACCTTGGTTTCAG GTATGCTAAAGGTGCACTGATACCCGACAATGATAGTTTAACAAGGGCACCAGAACCACCAACAGGACGTAGGAGGGACTATGTTCCGTCTACTGATCCTGGATCGAGACTGCCTCATATGAAGATTAAACTACTTTCTGAACtactatctaaggatgttttcTCTACCCTTGACCTTGTATCTGTCTACAATCTTGAGTTTCTTCTTATTATAGCGCCAATCAAGGAGTCCTACAATCTTGCAAAAGCTGCATTTAAGGTATCTGAGGAGCTCAAAATTCCACTTAAAGTGTGCATTATGTGGCAAGAAAAAGACACGGGAGAAAATGGCAGTAGCGAAGCAGCACTTTTACCTTGGACAAATTTTATTGACGTGGTCGAAGTTAAGAGTTCCCAAACATCAGAATCGTGGTGGGATTTCTGTCAAATGACTAAAAGTGGAGCCATTTTAGTGAGGCCAGATGAACACGTTGCTTGGAGGGCAAAGTCGAGAACCAAGAATGATTCTTTTTTGGAGCTCAAAACAATTTTTTGTTCTGTTATCGGATTAGATTCCAGCAGCATTTAA
- the LOC142524658 gene encoding uncharacterized protein LOC142524658 — MDEVGASTVGLMQDSTGTSSVTAAPSANDPSSVFTNYGLISAFLAFVIAQGSKFVLLWYKENRWDIKQLVGSGGMPSSHSATVTALAVAVGLQDGFLGSPFAIALILACVVMYDATGVRLHAGRQAEVLNQIVCELPAEHPLAVSRPLRELLGHTPFQVVAGALLGLVTATIIHLIFG; from the exons ATGGATGAAGTGGGAGCTTCGACCGTTGGGTTGATGCAAGATTCAACGGGGACATCTTCGGTGACAGCAGCGCCATCCGCGAATGATCCGTCGTCCGTTTTCACGAACTACGGGTTAATTTCTGCTTTTCTCGCATTTGTCATTGCCCAGGGATCCAAGTTCGTGTTACTATG GTATAAGGAAAACCGTTGGGACATAAAGCAACTCGTTGGATCTGGCGGTATGCCATCATCCCATTCAGCGACAGTGACTGCTCTTGCAGTGGCTGTTGGTTTACAAGATGGCTTTCTAGGATCACCATTTGCAATTGCATTAATCTTGGCTTGTGTG GTAATGTATGATGCGACTGGTGTCAGATTACATGCTGGACGGCAAGCTGAG GTTCTGAATCAGATAGTATGTGAACTTCCAGCTGAGCATCCTCTTGCTGTGAGCAGACCTCTCCGCGAACTTCTTGGCCATACTCCTTTTCAG GTTGTTGCTGGTGCGCTGTTGGGACTTGTCACAGCAACTATAATCCATTTGATCTTTGGCTAA